The genomic stretch TTCCACATGGAGTAGTGGAAGATTTATTGGTGAAAGTGGGAGAATTCATTTTCCcagctgactttgttatgttgGATATAGAAGAAGAGGCTAACACTTTAATTATCCTAGGAAGGCCATTCCTAGTtactgctggagccatcattgatgtgCAAAAAGGGGAACTAGTCTTGAGATTACTTAAGGAAAAGATGATCTTCAATTTCTTCAAAGCAATGAGTTACCCCAAGGAATCAATAGGAGAATGCATGGTGGTGGACACCATAGAACAGATAGTTCAAGGAATTTTGAAAGAAGAGCAATGTGAAAGAACTATGGAATTAGAGCAACAAACGCCACATGGAGAACTACCACAAGGAACCATGGGAAGTTCAATCATGACAAACCCCAAAAACAACAATGGAGAAGAGGCACCAAAACTAGAGCTGAAAACCTTATCTTCAAGCTTGAAATATGCATATCTGGGTGACAACAGCACCTACCTAGTGATTATCAACTCAAGCTTGAGTAAAGAGCAAGAAGAGAAACTCATCCAAGTACTGAAATAACACAAGGATGCTATAGGCTGGACCCTCACAGACTTAAAGGGGATCAGCCCCTCAATGTGCAAGCACAAGATCCTGCTTGAGGAGGGTGCTAAGCCCTCAAGACAACAACATAGAAGGCTGAACCCAACTATGAATGAAGTGGTCCAGAAGGAGGTGTTGAAGTTGTGGCAAGCTGGGGTGATCTACCTCATCTCAGACAGCCCTTGGGTGAGCCCTGTACAAGTAGTTCCAAAGAAAAGAGGGGTCACTGTTGTAccaaatgagaagaatgagctgaTACCGATAAGAACGGTGACTGGTTGGCGCATGTGCATCGACTAGAGGAAGCTCAAAGAAGCCACCAGGAAGGACCACTTCCCCCTTCCATTCATGGACCAGATGCTTGAGAGGCTGGCCGgacatgaatactactgctttcttGACGGTTATTCGGGTTATAACCAAATAGTTGTAGACACCAAGGACCAGGAGAAAACTTCTTTTACTTGTCCATATGGTGTCTTtgcttatagaagaatgccctttggattgtgcaatgcacctgcaacattccaaaggtgcatgctctccatatTTTCATATATGTTTGAAAGATTCATTGAGGtgtttatggatgacttttctgtATTTGGTAACTCATATTCTGATTGCCTACATCACTTGGCCTTGGtgctaaagagatgccaagagaccaaccttgttttaaattgggaaaaattCCATTTCATGGTTACAGAGGGGGTGGTCCTTGGtcataaaatctcaaaaaaGGGCATAGAAGTggacaaggcaaaagtggagGTGATTGAAAAGTTACCCCTACCTTGAAATGTCAAAGCAATTAGAAGTTTTCTAGGACATGCTGgcttctataggaggtttattagGGACTTCTCTAAGGTTGCCAAACCCTTGAGCAACCTGCTTGTTTCTAATgtgccttttgtttttgataatgaTTGCATGTTTACTTTTGAGAAACTTAAGAACAAACTTTCCTCCGTACCTATCATAGCACCACCATGCTGGGAATTGCCCTTTgagttgatgtgtgatgcatcagatTTTGCAGTGGGTGCTGTTTTAGGACAGAGGAAGGATAAATTggtgcatgtcatttactatgccagcaaagttcttaatgagaatcaaaggaactaTACTATTACAGAGAAGGAATTACTTGCCATTGTCTTTGCTTTTGATAAATTTAGAGCATATCTCATTGGTTCTAAAGTAATTGTATTTACTGATCATACAGCACTCAAATACTTGCTTACCAAACAAGAGTCCAAGCCAAGACTAATATGATGAATCCTACTACTCCAAGAGTTTCACATCGAAATTAAAGAAAGGAGTGGAGCAGAGAACAAAGTAGCTGACCATCTCTCAAGAAttccacaagaagaagaaggagcaCACCATCTTGTAGTGAACAAAAGCTTCCCTTATgagcaattgatgatgatcCAAGAGACCCCTTGGTTTGCAAACATAACCAATTTCAAAGCAATTAGGGAACTACCAACCAACATCAACAAACACATGAGGAGAAAGCTCATCAAAGATGCCAAATACTATATCTGGGATGAGCTATATTTGTTCAAAAAGTGTGCTGATGGGATTTTGAGGAGGTGTATATTGGTTCACGAAATTGGAAATCACAATTCTtcacaactccacacaactaaccagcaagtgcactgggtcgtccaagtaataccttacgtgagtatgggtcgaatcccacggagattgtcggcttgaagcaagctatggttatcttgtaactcttagtcaggataataataattctcAGTTTTGTTTTGTACTAAATAAAAAGCAAGGATcaaataatacttgttatgcagtaatggagaatatgttggagttttggagatgctttgtcttctgaatctctgttttccgcctgtcttcttcttcacgcatgcaaggttcctcctatggcaagctgtgtgttggggtatcaccgttgtcaatggctaccatccgtcctctcaatgaaaatggtccatgtgcgctatcaccgcacggctaatcatctgtcggttctcactcatgctggaataggtgatgccagggcatctaggccagtttcactgactttttctttactgttttagggtagtttcatgcattttcctagtaaacaaggcaagttttgggtgaaaatacacttacaccttcattcaagcaactattgtgaattttgcatgatttcatgagatttttgccataatacatgatatttaatgatgcatatctcatgattttggctagagctttgatgcaatttaattgcttgattttaggacaaatgaagcatggaagaaTCACGTTAGCActcgttaacttagttaacgtgactactaacgtgAGATGGCAATTGGCTTGCTCCACGTTAATGAGAAATGTGAACTGCAATAACGTTTCtcctcaacgttagtggtaaaagtgaacaccactaac from Arachis stenosperma cultivar V10309 chromosome 9, arast.V10309.gnm1.PFL2, whole genome shotgun sequence encodes the following:
- the LOC130949652 gene encoding uncharacterized protein LOC130949652, whose amino-acid sequence is MPLHAKFLKELMTRKRNWGEKETVVLTEECSAIIQKKLPQKMKDLGSFQIRCIVGDINIEKALCDLEASINLMSLNMIRRMRIEEAKPTRMALQLANRTFKFPHGVVEDLLVKVGEFIFPADFVMLDIEEEANTLIILGRPFLVTAGAIIDVQKGELVLRLLKEKMIFNFFKAMSYPKESIGECMVVDTIEQIVQGILKEEQCERTMELEQQTPHGELPQGTMGSSIMTNPKNNNGEEAPKLELKTLSSSLKYAYLGDNSTYLVIINSSLSKEQEEKLIQVLK